Part of the Oceanidesulfovibrio indonesiensis genome is shown below.
ATATTAAACCTCGTCCACGGACTGGCCCTTCAGCGCCACGCGGACGGATTTGTCCATGCGGCGAGCGGCGAAGTCCTGGGTTTGTTTATCAACGTTTTTAATGGCTTCTTCTATTGCGTCAGCATCATTGCCCATGGCGACGACGCTTAGGTGCGCGGCGGCCTCATCAATCACCTGACGCTCGGCGGCGCTTAACAGCGCGGCGTCGGCATTGAGTGCTCCGGTCAGGCTTTCCAGCACGCGCGCGGCTTCCACTTTCTGTTCCGCCAGCATACGCGCCTTCACATCCTGCTCGGCGTAGCTCATTGAGTCCTGAATCATGGAGGCAATTTCGCCATCGGTCAGGCCGTAGGACGGCTTCACCTGGATGGACGATTCCACGCCGGTGGATTTTTCCATCGCCGTGACGCTCAGCAGGCCGTCCGCATCCACCTGGAAGGTGACGCGAATATGCGCCCCGCCCGCGGGCAGCGCCGGAATACCGCGCAGCGCAAAGCGCGCCAGAGAGCGGCAGTCCTGCACCAG
Proteins encoded:
- a CDS encoding Hsp70 family protein → LVQDCRSLARFALRGIPALPAGGAHIRVTFQVDADGLLSVTAMEKSTGVESSIQVKPSYGLTDGEIASMIQDSMSYAEQDVKARMLAEQKVEAARVLESLTGALNADAALLSAAERQVIDEAAAHLSVVAMGNDADAIEEAIKNVDKQTQDFAARRMDKSVRVALKGQSVDEV